From Campylobacter showae CSUNSWCD, one genomic window encodes:
- the hemC gene encoding hydroxymethylbilane synthase → MEKLKIATRKSVLAMWQSEHIRDKILSRYPQIAVELTGMKTKGDVILDTPLAKIGGKGLFTKELEDSMLSGETHIAVHSLKDVPVVFPEGLVLAAICSREDVRDAMLSEKYAKFEDLPEGARVGTTSLRRKMQLLAMRPDLEIISLRGNVQTRLRKLKEGEFDAIILAMAGVNRLNLRSEVVHIVPFELDQMVPAMGQGALGIEARDDAEILNLIEFLKDEKAVIETTVERDFVAMLEGGCQVPIGVNANLNGDKIEIRAVVGLPDGSESIRENIVAQKSEWKSVGAALGRIFIGRGAKELLKRAEEMANS, encoded by the coding sequence ATGGAAAAACTAAAAATCGCAACGAGAAAAAGCGTGCTGGCGATGTGGCAGAGCGAGCATATCAGGGATAAAATTCTATCACGCTATCCGCAAATCGCGGTCGAGCTAACAGGCATGAAAACCAAAGGCGACGTGATCCTTGACACCCCGCTAGCAAAGATCGGCGGCAAGGGACTGTTTACAAAAGAGCTAGAAGATAGCATGTTAAGCGGCGAAACGCACATCGCCGTACATAGTCTAAAAGACGTGCCTGTCGTTTTTCCAGAGGGGCTGGTGCTGGCCGCGATCTGCTCGCGCGAGGACGTTAGGGACGCGATGCTAAGCGAAAAATACGCTAAATTTGAGGATCTGCCCGAGGGCGCGCGAGTAGGCACTACGAGCCTACGCCGCAAAATGCAGCTTTTAGCGATGCGGCCCGATCTTGAGATAATCTCGCTGCGAGGCAACGTCCAAACACGCCTGCGCAAGCTAAAAGAGGGCGAATTTGACGCCATTATCCTAGCGATGGCGGGCGTGAACCGCTTAAATTTACGCTCCGAAGTCGTGCATATCGTGCCGTTTGAGCTAGATCAGATGGTTCCTGCGATGGGGCAGGGTGCGCTAGGCATCGAGGCTAGAGATGACGCTGAAATTTTAAATTTGATAGAGTTTCTAAAAGACGAAAAAGCCGTGATAGAGACGACCGTGGAGCGTGATTTTGTTGCGATGCTAGAGGGCGGCTGCCAGGTGCCTATCGGCGTAAATGCAAATTTAAACGGCGACAAGATCGAGATACGCGCGGTAGTGGGACTACCCGACGGCAGCGAGAGCATACGTGAAAATATCGTCGCGCAAAAAAGCGAGTGGAAGAGTGTGGGTGCCGCGCTTGGACGGATATTTATCGGCAGGGGCGCAAAAGAGCTGCTAAAACGCGCCGAGGAGATGGCTAATTCGTGA
- a CDS encoding FxsA family protein, with product MIRHFFTPYVILEIVAAYFFIHAYGFLNLVLEVIASAVLGLFFIFRVGFFQLTSNIAFFKPADVFSSVGMAIGGFFMFIPGLITDVLGAAIVAVAFFANLKNGGERKGGSEYYYGKFESGRDKPRDDGEIIDVEVVEEKRQIWKN from the coding sequence ATGATAAGGCATTTTTTTACGCCCTACGTCATTTTGGAGATCGTAGCGGCGTATTTTTTCATCCACGCGTACGGATTTTTAAATTTAGTCCTAGAGGTCATCGCGTCGGCCGTTTTGGGACTATTTTTTATATTTCGTGTCGGATTTTTTCAGCTCACGAGCAATATCGCATTTTTTAAGCCCGCAGACGTTTTTAGTAGCGTAGGTATGGCGATCGGGGGATTTTTTATGTTTATCCCGGGGCTTATCACCGACGTTTTGGGCGCGGCGATCGTAGCGGTCGCATTTTTTGCAAATTTAAAAAACGGCGGCGAACGCAAGGGCGGGAGCGAATATTATTACGGAAAATTTGAAAGCGGACGTGACAAACCGCGCGATGATGGCGAGATCATTGACGTCGAAGTCGTAGAAGAAAAGAGGCAAATATGGAAAAACTAA
- a CDS encoding thiamine-phosphate kinase, translating to MDKERLIIDKFSNSFIGDDGAVVAHERGEWVYSKDLFCEGTHFLAGWLSMEEIARKAMLVNLSDAVAMNAEPKFALLGLGLPKKTSAAQISALRKGFADVCDEYGVTIIGGDTIGSDKILLSVTVISRLCGKAVLRSGAKKGDLVAFTGELGQSLKGLRTLLNGGRIASNSRFKRPVLKDKFFYAAADKINAAMDVSDGLCTDLAKLCAQSRCGAKFIKRLSKQELNSGEEYEILFTFSPKNRAKILSLARKTRTKITIFAKITKGKFKSNARNHHF from the coding sequence ATGGATAAAGAACGCCTAATAATCGATAAATTTAGCAACTCCTTCATCGGCGACGACGGCGCTGTAGTGGCGCATGAGCGCGGAGAGTGGGTGTATAGCAAGGATCTTTTTTGCGAGGGGACGCACTTCCTAGCAGGCTGGCTTAGCATGGAGGAGATCGCGCGCAAGGCGATGCTCGTAAATCTCTCCGATGCCGTCGCGATGAACGCCGAGCCTAAATTTGCGCTTTTGGGGCTTGGGCTGCCCAAAAAAACGAGCGCGGCGCAGATATCGGCGCTACGCAAGGGATTTGCGGACGTTTGCGACGAATACGGCGTAACTATCATCGGCGGCGACACGATCGGCAGCGATAAAATTTTACTTAGCGTTACCGTTATCTCTCGGCTTTGCGGCAAGGCGGTTTTGCGAAGCGGCGCGAAAAAAGGCGATCTAGTCGCTTTTACCGGCGAGCTAGGTCAGAGTCTAAAAGGTCTTAGGACGCTTTTAAACGGCGGGCGGATCGCGTCAAATTCACGCTTTAAAAGACCCGTTTTAAAAGATAAATTTTTCTATGCCGCAGCGGATAAGATAAACGCCGCTATGGACGTCTCAGACGGGCTTTGCACTGATCTAGCCAAGCTTTGCGCGCAGAGTCGGTGTGGTGCTAAATTTATCAAGCGGCTAAGTAAGCAAGAGCTAAATAGCGGCGAGGAGTACGAGATTTTATTTACATTTAGTCCGAAAAACCGCGCCAAAATTTTAAGCCTCGCTCGCAAAACCCGCACAAAAATCACGATCTTTGCCA
- a CDS encoding twin-arginine translocation signal domain-containing protein — MFLKGDKMKRRNFLKFAAVSGAVALPGTLNAASQNADKISQNKSLGGAL; from the coding sequence ATATTTTTAAAAGGAGACAAGATGAAAAGACGAAATTTTCTAAAATTTGCCGCCGTTTCGGGAGCTGTGGCGCTACCTGGTACGCTAAATGCCGCAAGCCAAAACGCAGATAAAATATCGCAAAATAAAAGCCTGGGTGGAGCGCTTTGA
- a CDS encoding ester cyclase → MQDMVADERCVAVYWLCTGTHEYDFAGVVATGRKFSARVMNFYYFNDAGKITNDVAAEGMIAILRAIGACDK, encoded by the coding sequence ATGCAAGACATGGTGGCCGACGAGCGCTGCGTGGCGGTGTATTGGCTCTGCACTGGTACGCATGAGTATGACTTTGCGGGCGTTGTAGCGACTGGGCGTAAATTTAGCGCTAGAGTGATGAATTTTTACTATTTTAACGACGCTGGCAAGATCACGAACGACGTGGCGGCCGAGGGTATGATCGCCATCTTGCGAGCTATCGGCGCGTGCGATAAATAA
- a CDS encoding menaquinone biosynthesis decarboxylase: MDYIKLLKDNGLLRVIYEPADIDLEIAHASYIEVKRENSQALLFTNPICKKTGRKFAPVLTNIYGSKRALELIFGREPDEIASEIEKLLKPKKPENFKEKLDFLSYLFNMRKIFTKRLKGEGECQQVKFIGEQADLLSLPALKTWPHDGGAFITMGQVYTQSLDGALQNLGMYRLQIYDKNRLGMHWQIHKDGANFFHEYKRAGKKMPVSVAIGGDPLYIWCGQAPLPKGVFELLLYGFIRKEPAKLVKSLTNEIYVPHDADYVIEGFVDTDKFELEGPFGDHTGFYTPIEPFPVMEVTAITSKREPLFHATVVGKPPLEDKYMGWATERIFLPLLRTTVPELLDYNMPENGVFHNLILAKINALYPAHAKQAMHAFWGVGQMSFVKHAVFVGEDGPNLSDYDALTEYILNRFGDKSLLISEGVCDQLDHASPNSCFGGKLGIDATQDFSTPAPVLLDDAALLAKFKEVEPNLTQLVQFKTNTKTPICVVKFDKNRLVKEVFDELLKFKEHFKLLVFVGPENRLENPYMLLWRVTNNIDAMRDIYADGEHFCVDATSKDELEGYTRGWPMQTDCDREVVATLVKRGVVKDEPELFSKFEIFG; encoded by the coding sequence ATGGACTATATCAAGCTTCTAAAAGATAACGGCCTGTTGCGCGTCATCTACGAGCCCGCGGATATCGATCTGGAGATCGCGCACGCAAGCTACATCGAGGTCAAGCGCGAAAACTCGCAGGCGCTACTTTTTACAAATCCCATCTGCAAAAAAACGGGGCGTAAATTTGCCCCCGTGCTAACAAACATCTACGGCTCAAAGCGCGCTTTAGAGCTTATCTTTGGACGCGAGCCAGACGAGATCGCAAGCGAGATAGAAAAGCTTTTAAAGCCCAAAAAACCTGAGAATTTCAAAGAAAAGCTTGACTTTTTATCTTATCTTTTTAATATGAGAAAGATATTTACCAAAAGGCTAAAGGGCGAGGGCGAGTGCCAGCAGGTCAAATTTATAGGCGAGCAGGCCGATCTTTTGAGCCTGCCTGCGCTAAAGACCTGGCCGCATGACGGAGGCGCTTTTATCACGATGGGGCAGGTCTATACGCAAAGCCTAGATGGCGCGCTGCAAAATTTAGGCATGTATAGACTGCAAATTTATGATAAAAACCGCCTTGGTATGCACTGGCAGATACACAAAGACGGCGCAAATTTCTTTCACGAGTATAAGCGTGCGGGTAAAAAGATGCCAGTCTCAGTAGCGATCGGTGGCGATCCGCTATATATCTGGTGCGGTCAGGCTCCGCTGCCAAAGGGCGTCTTTGAGCTGCTGCTTTATGGCTTTATCCGTAAAGAGCCAGCAAAGCTAGTAAAGTCGCTCACTAATGAAATTTACGTCCCGCACGACGCGGACTACGTGATCGAGGGCTTTGTTGATACGGATAAATTTGAGCTTGAGGGACCGTTTGGCGATCACACCGGCTTTTATACACCGATCGAGCCGTTTCCGGTGATGGAGGTCACGGCGATAACTAGCAAGCGTGAGCCCCTGTTTCACGCGACCGTAGTTGGCAAGCCGCCGCTTGAAGATAAGTACATGGGCTGGGCGACGGAGCGCATCTTCTTACCACTTTTGCGAACGACCGTGCCTGAGCTACTTGACTACAACATGCCTGAAAATGGCGTCTTTCACAACCTTATCCTAGCTAAGATAAATGCCCTTTATCCAGCGCACGCAAAGCAGGCGATGCACGCGTTTTGGGGCGTGGGGCAGATGAGCTTCGTCAAACACGCGGTTTTTGTGGGCGAGGATGGGCCAAATTTGAGCGATTATGACGCGCTTACGGAGTATATTTTAAACCGTTTCGGCGATAAAAGCCTACTAATCAGCGAGGGCGTGTGCGATCAGCTTGATCACGCGAGCCCAAACTCGTGCTTTGGCGGTAAGCTGGGAATCGACGCTACGCAGGACTTTTCTACGCCTGCGCCCGTGCTTTTGGATGATGCCGCGCTACTTGCTAAATTTAAAGAAGTAGAGCCAAATTTAACGCAGCTCGTGCAGTTTAAAACAAACACCAAAACACCGATTTGCGTCGTCAAATTTGACAAAAATCGCCTAGTAAAAGAGGTTTTTGATGAGCTTTTGAAATTTAAAGAGCACTTTAAACTACTTGTTTTCGTCGGTCCCGAAAACCGCCTGGAAAACCCATATATGCTGCTTTGGCGCGTGACAAATAACATCGACGCCATGCGTGATATCTACGCAGATGGCGAGCATTTTTGCGTAGATGCGACGAGCAAGGACGAGCTAGAGGGCTATACACGTGGCTGGCCTATGCAAACTGACTGCGACCGCGAAGTGGTGGCTACTCTTGTGAAGCGTGGCGTGGTGAAAGATGAGCCAGAGCTGTTTAGCAAATTTGAGATTTTCGGATAG